GGACAGTCAGCTGAAGAGAATAAGCCTTTTGCTACTGCTATAATTATATATCCTGTAATATAAAGGAGTAAGCCTTTTGGTACTGCTGTAATTATATATCCTGTAATATAAAGGAGTAAGCCTTTTGGTACTGCTGTAATTATATAAAGTTTTGAACTTTAAATGGTTTGTGGCAACTGTTTCCTATGTTGGTGGTGTTTTAATTTCAGAAACTTCTCTAGGCCTAAAAGTTCAGCTCATGATATATAGTAAATAGTAAATACGAGTAGATAAGTTCGGTTCAGTTTACATGCAAAGAATGGAATGTATAAACTGCAGAACATATAAATGGGAATGTAAAAATTATTTGGCCATGATGTTGTACTGTTATACGAGTAATAACCTCATTATATCATATCAGAGAGTCGAAAACATTGTGAATTTACCTATACAGATTTATAAGAACACCAGTTTCATTATGTAGGATAATTCTTATTTACCAAAAGCAGCATTTCATCATCATGCATATACAACAGTTCATCATTTTGGAGACCTAAATAGCAGTTTATCGCAGCAACTAGCAACCTGTCGGGCATGTTCTGGTTGCTGCCCCGTAGGATTTCCTCGGCCGCATTCACATTCTTGCAGACATCTGCAGCGCAGCACGTACCGGCAAGCGTATTAGCCATGCACGCATATGGGCATCTGCATCTGCATGCGTACGAGTGGCTGTTGGATGGATCGGCTTACCCGACTTGGCCGAAATGTTGTTGACGAGgtccgcgagctcgccgctgCCATCGCCGCTCTCCTTGTtggccttcctcttcttcctccagaACGTCCTGTTCCTCCACCTTTTCTTCTTGCTATCTGGCGTGGAAGCCGGCGCAGACGTCGACGCCTCTTCCTTGCCGCGCACACCACCAGGGGCGGAGGCGGACGGCGAACAGCAGCACGCGTCCGCACTGCAGAGGAACTTCTTGCCGTTGCTGCATCTCTTAGCGGCCGATGCGAACAGGCCCATCGTGGGACCGACGCGAGATGGGCAGTGCACCCTCGGGTTGATCCGCGCGAGGAGGGTGGCCGGATTTCTTGGGGATACTTCTACACTGACGAGGGCACCCTCGGGTCGATCCGGCAGGCCGACGGCACCTGCCGCCGCCTCGAGACATGCGCGCGTCGAGGATGAGGAGCTACTAGAGGAGAGGAACGGGGAAAGGAGATCTGCAGGGATGGAGTTCGATTTGAGCGTGAATTTGGGTTCTGGATCAGGATTGTGGATGGATGGGGAAGGAGCTCTGAGGTGGTGCGGGAGCGCTCGGCAGCGGAGGATACGGAGTAGGATGTGGGGAGTCTCGGATGGGGGAGATGAAACGAGTGGCTGAGGGCGTTCGCGTGAGGTTTGGCTGTCGGTCGTGTTTTTTTTTTAGCGTTCAAGAGACTTCCGTGACCTGAGAGCAGATGGCGTATGGTCTTTACGTGGGTCCCACTTGATGTGATAGCCTGTCATGATACTACTCTAGGATTGTAAAATTTGTGGGACAAATTTGAACTCTAAAATTGCAAAATTTactagacggagggagtatagtgcttatgtaaagatgatgagcaagtggtgtaggtaaaaatgcaactttaatttttaaaaaataaacatgttaactaatgttcttgggagctcaaaaatcaaattgggAATTAAAATCAACCTTCTCGTTAAGTCGGCAAAgatctgaacttatgttaaagtaCTATTTTTGGCGAGTTATATTGAGCAAAGAaattaaatagtgcttaaatattttgttcctatgatttagtataaagtatggactattgtATGGAGTACTTGTTGTTTGAAGTTAATCAAgattaggccttttaaaaattatGGCAAAAGTGTTCATGGTTGTTAAGTTCAAACTGAACT
The nucleotide sequence above comes from Miscanthus floridulus cultivar M001 chromosome 18, ASM1932011v1, whole genome shotgun sequence. Encoded proteins:
- the LOC136524870 gene encoding uncharacterized protein; protein product: MGLFASAAKRCSNGKKFLCSADACCCSPSASAPGGVRGKEEASTSAPASTPDSKKKRWRNRTFWRKKRKANKESGDGSGELADLVNNISAKSDVCKNVNAAEEILRGSNQNMPDRLLVAAINCYLGLQNDELLYMHDDEMLLLVNKNYPT